CATGCACTCGGCGTCCTCCGGACTGTCGGGCGAGTTGTGCAGCGTGTGTTCGTTGCTATACACCAGGCATAGATACTTCATGGAAGGCTCCCTGAGCGGATTGATCAACTATGGACGGCAGAATGAGGCTCAGCAAAAAAACCGACGGTCAGGGTTGCAGGTCGAACAGCGTCGTACCAGCCATCGGGTCGAATGGCGCGGACCAATGTTCATGGACGATTCGCCATTGCCCGGCTACACGCCGATAGCAGGCGGTCACGCGCATCCAGCAGGCCTGTTCCTCGCCTTTGTCGTTGGTGCCGCCGCAATAGGCCAGCCAATGGGCGAAGGCGATGTTCTCGGCCGGGGTAATCTTGACCTGATGGAAGTCGAACTTGTGCGGGCCGGGGCACATTTCCATGCAGGCCTGCCAATGGGCCCGGTAAGCGGTCTTGCCCTTGAATTGCAAGGCCTGGATGGCATCGAACGAGACGATGTCTTCGTCATAGAGGGCCATGACCTTTTCAACGTCCTTGGCCATCACCGCTTGGCGATAGGTGTCGATCAGGGCCTGGATTTCGGTTTCGGTGGCTTGGGTATTCATGGTGATTCTCCGCAGGTTTTTGTTGAAGACACCCTTTGTCGTTTGGAAAAACGGCGAATCGACAAGCCAACAAAAATAATTTCAAAGAAAAAATTCGCTAGAATCCAGGTCCTATTCTGCTGGCAAACAACGGATGTTTTTGTGACCGCTCAGCTCGTCCCCTACGAAGACCTGACCCCGCTTCAACGCGAACAGGTCAGCGCCATCGAAATCCACCCCGAACAGATCAAGTTCGCCGGCGATATCCACGGTGCCCTGCACACGCTGCTGTCCAAGCCCGGCCCCGGGGTCAAGGGGTTTGCGCTATTGGCTGAAGAGGTGCCGGTGGCCTTCCTGCTGCTCAAGCGCCCACCGGTACTGCCCGCCTGGGCCAATGAACACAGCGCCACCCTGCATGCCCTGCAAGTCGATCACCGGGCCCAGGGCAAAGGTTATGGCAAGGCCTGCCTGCAGGCGCTGCCCGCCGTGGCGCGAGCCGCCTGGCCGGAAATCCGCGGGCTGGAGCTCTCGGTTGACGCCGATAACGATTCGGCCATCGGCCTGTACACCCGGCTGGGCTGGGTCGACAGTGGCGAGGCCTACAAGGGCCGCATCGGTTACGAGCGGCGGATGGGGTTGGCGTTCTGATGGAACTTGACCCATAGACTCAGGATGAATGGCTGATGTTGACGTCGATTGAACAGCTGGAAGCTCTTTATGGCCTGCCCCACGAGCGGGCCGTGCGCAAACAGATCCCCTTCCTGAACGAGGATTACCAGGCGATGGTCCGGGCCTCGCCCCTGGTGGTCATCGGTTCGGCAGGACCCGACGGCCTCGATAGCTCGCCCCGGGGCGATGTGCCGGGTTTCGTGCAGGTCCTCGACGAGCACACCCTGGCCTTGCCGGATCGCCCCGGCAACAACCGCATCGACACCCTACGCAACGTCCTGCACGATCCGCGGGTATCGTTGCTGTTCCTCATTCCCGGGATTGGCGAGACCTTGCGGGTCAACGGTACGGCCCGGATCAGCGCCGAACCCGCGCTGCTGGAACGCTTTGCAGTCAACGGCAAGCCGGCTCGCACGGTGCTGCTGGTGACGGTCGAAGCGGCGTTTTTTCATTGTTCCAAAGCCATCGTGCGCTCAGACCTGTGGAATCCGGCTCGCCATCTCGAGCGCTCGGCCCTGCCCAGCGCCGGGGCGATCCACAAGCGCTTGAATGATGGACAGTTCGATGCCGAGACTTATGATCGTGAAGCACCTGCGCGGGTGCAGGCCAGCCTGTACTGAAGCGGTGACGATCAACTTGGCTTGAGCGGGATCCAGATCTCCAGGGTGCCTTGGCCGGTCCTGGGGTTGAAGTCCTCGCTGTAGCGCTCGAACTCCGGTAGCTCGGCCGCTGTATGGCCGGAATGTGGCAGCCACTCGTTCCAGATGTATTGGAACGTGTCCGGTAGTTGTTTCAACGGCCCCTTGTGTTCGAAGACCGCGTAATACCCAGGCTGGATTTCGATCCAGCGGTATTGCTCCGGCAGATCGTCGAGCCGGCTGATTTCCACGCCAGCGATGTATTCGAAACCGCCCTTCCCGTCCGGGTTGCAACACACGCCGTAGGTCACTTCATCTTTCTGCCCTGGCACCTTGCCGAGCCAGGGCAGGAACTTTTCCCAGAGCAAAGGGATGTCCTGGGCAGTGTCCTGGGTAAACCGAGCACCAAAGCCGGCGATAAGCTGAAAACGTCCCTGTTCAAAGCGTGGTTGGGCTGTGTAATCGCGTTTGTGCTTTTCCATGCGGCAACACTCCAGCAAAACGTGAAGTCGGGTTTGGCAGTATAGAAGCCAAACCGTGATTGCCAGGGCCGTTTCGCTCGTCAGATTCCAGGCAAGGCGTTGGTGACGGCTTTTCCTACAAACTCGTTGTAGCCAGAAACAATCACGTATACCGCGAAATAGCAGAAGATCGCGGCGGATGCCCAATAGGAATACCGCAGCAGTTTATCCCCAACAATTTGCCGCCCTGGGTTGCGGCCAGGCACAGGGCCGCGCACCACAACAACCCGGCGCAGAGAAAACCACTGAGGAACAGCGCCGAGCTGAGCAAGGTGCCACCACCCGAACGGGCGATAAGTGTGCCGCCCACCGCAGCGAACCAGAGGATGGCACTGGGCGATGACATGGCCAGGAAAATTCCGCGAAAGAACTCCTGGCGCGAGGAGTTGCCCTGCACCTCCAAGGTCTCGGCGAGCGCGGCACTATGGTAGATCGCCGAATGAATCATCTTCGCCGCGAAATACAGCAACAGCACCGAGCCACCGAGCCACAGCACCCAACGCACCGCCTCGTACTGCAGCAGGACGGTCATGCCCGCCAAGGCCAGGACGGCGTAGATCAGGTCACCCACGCAGGTGCCCAGGCCCAGGGCGAAACCCTGAAAGTAACCGCGCTGCATCGCCAGGGTGATCATCGCGATATTGGCCACGCCAATGTCCAGGCACAGGGAGAGACTCAGCAGGAAACCGCTGGAAAATTCCATCATTCATTCCGTTCGATTGGGGTATAGCGAATTCAACCGCCCGCAGCCATCGTTGAAGGCTGCGTGGCGAGGTAGACAGTGTCGTCGAAAATAGTTGCGCGCGGCTACTGGACAATCCGACATCCGCCCGATTATCTTGCGCCGCAGGCCACCGCAGTGGTCAACGTCGCTCGGACGGTTCCGGGCGCTCACGTATCTCGAGGCAACAATGGCCGAACAAGGTTCGCCGCGCCGCTTTGCGCGCATCGATCGACTCCCCCCGTACGTATTCAATATCACTGCCGAGCTGAAGATGGCTGCGCGTCGGCGCGGCGAAGATATCATCGACTTGAGCATGGGTAACCCCGACGGCGCCACGCCCCCGCACATCGTGGAAAAGCTGGTCACCGTCGCCCAGCGCGAAGACACCCACGGCTATTCCACCTCCAAAGGCATCCCGCGCCTGCGCCGCGCCATTTCGCGCTGGTACAAGGATCGCTATGAGGTGGACATCGACCCGGAAACCGAAGCCATTGTCACCATCGGTTCCAAGGAAGGCCTGGCCCACCTGATGCTGGCAACCCTGGACCAGGGCGACACGGTGCTGGTGCCCAACCCCAGCTATCCGATCCACATCTATGGCGCGGTGATCGCCGGCGCCCAGGTACGTTCGGTGCCGCTGGTGCCCGGGGTGGATTTCTTCGACGAACTGGAGCGGGCCATCCGCGGCTCGATTCCCAAGCCGAAGATGATGATCCTTGGCTTCCCCTCCAACCCCACCGCCCAGTGTGTGGAACTGGATTTCTTCGAACGGGTCATCGCCCTGGCCAAGCAGTACGACGTGCTGGTGATCCACGACCTGGCCTACGCCGACATCGTCTACGACGGCTGGAAAGCCCCGTCGATCATGCAGGTGCCCGGCGCGAAAGACATCGCGGTGGAGTTCTTCACCCTGTCCAAAAGCTACAACATGGCCGGCTGGCGTATCGGTTTCATGGTCGGTAACCCGGAACTGGTCAACGCCCTGGCGCGAATCAAGAGCTACCACGACTACGGCACCTTCACCCCGTTGCAGGTGGCGGCCATTGCGGCCCTTGAAGGCGACCAGCAATGCGTGCGCGACATCGCCGAGCAGTACCGCCAGCGCCGCAACGTACTGGTCAAGGGTCTGCATGAACTGGGCTGGATGGTGGAAAACCCCAAGGCGTCGATGTACGTCTGGGCCAAGATTCCCGAGGCCTACGCGCACCTGGGCTCACTGGAATTCGCCAAGAAGCTGTTGGCCGAAGCCAAGGTCTGCGTCTCGCCGGGAGTGGGGTTCGGGGAATATGGGGATGATCACGTGCGCTTCGCGCTGATCGAAAACCAGGACCGGATTCGCCAGGCGATCCGCGGGATCCGTGGGATGTTCAGGGCGGATGGGTTGGTCCACAAAACCAACGCCTGAGACAAAATCCTGAGATCACCGCAAACCCGTGTGGGAGCGAGCTTGCTCGCGATAGTGGTATGACAGTCGGCGCAAGTGTCGACTGTCAGTTCCTCATCGCGAGCAAGCTCGCTCCCACAATGGGTTATGTGCTGTGGCTTAGACCACCAGCGACAGCAACAGGATAAAGATCAACCCCACCACGGACAGGATGGTTTCCATCGCGGTCCAGGTCTTGAAGGTTTCGGCCACGGTCATGTTGAAGTACTGCTTGACCAGCCAGAAGCCCGCGTCATTGACGTGGGACAGGATCAACGAACCGGCGCCAGTCGCCAGCACCAGCAGCTCACGGTTCACACCCGGCATCATCCCCACCACCGGCACCACGATCCCGGCACCGGTAATGGTCGCCACCGTCGCCGAGCCTGTGGCAATGCGGATCACCGCAGCCACCAGCCACGCCAGCAGGATCGGCGAGATCTGCGCACTCACCGCCATGTGACCGATCACATCACCCACACCGCTGGTCACCAGCATCTGCTTGAAACCACCACCAGCACCAATGATCAGGATGATCGCGGCGGTCGGCGCAAGGCTGGCGTCCAGCCATTTGAGCATCTGGTTGGCACCGATGCCCTGCTTGTAGCCGAAGGTGTACAGCGACAGCAGCAGCGCCAGCAGCAAGGCCGAGATCGGGTGGCCGATCATGTCCATCCAGGCGCGGAAGAGGTTGCCATCGGGCAGCGCCACGTCAGCGAAGGTCTTGAGCAGCATCAGGAATACCGGCGACAGCACGGTGATCAGGGTGATGCTGAAGCTTGGCAGCTCGGCGGCGTTCGTCTCGCGGGCCAGTTGGTCCACCAGCTCCTGGTTCGGATGGCCGGGGATGTGCTTGGCAATGAACGTACCGAAGATCGGCCCGGCAATGATGGCGGTCGGCAGCGCTACGATCAGGCCATAGAGAATGGTCTTGCCGATGTCGGCACCAAATACGCCTATCGCCAGCAGCGGCCCCGGGTGCGGTGGCACCAGGCCGTGGACCGCGGAAAGACCGGCCAACAGCGGGATACCGATCTTGATGATCGACACGCCGGTGCGACGCGCAACGATGAACACCAGCGGGATCAGCAGCACGAAGCCGATTTCGAAGAACAGCGGGATGCCCACCAGGAAGGCGGCGAACATCATGGCCCACTGCACCTTGTCCTTGCCGAAGGCGCGGATCAGGGTCTGGGCGATCTGATCGGCCCCGCCCGACTCGGCCATCATTTTGCCGAGCATCGTGCCCAGCGCCAGGATGATGCCGACAAAGCCCAGCACGCCACCGAAGCCGTCCTGGAACGCCTTGATGATGGTGCCGGTCGGCATGCCCGACGTCAGGCCGAGGAACGCGGCAGCGATGGTCAGGGCAATGAACGGGTGGAATTTGAACTTGGTGATGAGGATGATGAGTCCGATCACCGTGACCACTGCATCAAGCAGCAGGAACGTCTCGTGGGACATGCCAAACATGGGAGGTGTCTCCTGATTTGTTGTTGTTATTGAAGCAGTTATTGGTTAGCCGTCGGGGTAGCGCTATCTTTCTGACGCAAATTTTTTGAAACTCAGCCGGCAAGCTTCAAACCATGGTCCAACCACCAGACGTAAGCCTGATGCGCCAACTCTTCAACGCTGTGGCTGGACGCATCCAGAGCCAGGGTCAGGGGCTCGCCGACAGGGGATTGAAGGGTGGCAAACTGGCTGTCGATCAGGGTCGACGGCATGAAATGGCCTGGACGATGAGAAACACGGTCGGCGGCCACTTCGGGGGTCAATTCAAGGAATACGAAGCCCAGGCCTGGCAAGGCGCTGCGCAGACGCTCGCGATAACTGTGCTTGAGGGCCGAGCAGGTCAGCACCGGGCGCTCACCCGAGGCGTCGACACGGCGCAACTCATCGCACAGGCTGTCGAGCCAGCCGGCACGGTCGTCGTCGTTCAAGGGAATACCGGCGCTCATCTTCTGGATGTTGGCCGCAGGATGGAAAGTGTCGCCTTCGATGGCAGTGGCGCCGCTCAACTGGCACAGCGCCTGGCTGACGCAAGTTTTGCCGCAACCGGCAACGCCCATGATGACCAGGGCGGTGATGGGATTATTCATGTAACACCTCAGCGCGCAGACAGCGCTACCTTTGCCAGTTATGACACCGCAGCAAAAGCAGAAGTTGCCGACGCCTTCTTGTCATTTTTGTGGTTGCAGCATGTTCGTTCACGACACCAGCACACGGGGATCAGGCAAACCCCACTTACGCATTTGCAGCCGCGTCGAGACAGCGCTACCTTAGTACCTTGATTTTTGTTTGGCAAGCCGCCCTGATGACCGCCCCTAAAAACGATAAGAATACTCGCACCACCGGTCGCCCTACGCTCAACGAAGTCGCACGCTTGGCCGGTGTCAGTCCCATCACCGCCTCCCGTGCCCTGCGTGGCGTCAGCAC
The sequence above is drawn from the Pseudomonas sp. St316 genome and encodes:
- the alaC gene encoding alanine transaminase — translated: MAEQGSPRRFARIDRLPPYVFNITAELKMAARRRGEDIIDLSMGNPDGATPPHIVEKLVTVAQREDTHGYSTSKGIPRLRRAISRWYKDRYEVDIDPETEAIVTIGSKEGLAHLMLATLDQGDTVLVPNPSYPIHIYGAVIAGAQVRSVPLVPGVDFFDELERAIRGSIPKPKMMILGFPSNPTAQCVELDFFERVIALAKQYDVLVIHDLAYADIVYDGWKAPSIMQVPGAKDIAVEFFTLSKSYNMAGWRIGFMVGNPELVNALARIKSYHDYGTFTPLQVAAIAALEGDQQCVRDIAEQYRQRRNVLVKGLHELGWMVENPKASMYVWAKIPEAYAHLGSLEFAKKLLAEAKVCVSPGVGFGEYGDDHVRFALIENQDRIRQAIRGIRGMFRADGLVHKTNA
- a CDS encoding SgcJ/EcaC family oxidoreductase; the encoded protein is MNTQATETEIQALIDTYRQAVMAKDVEKVMALYDEDIVSFDAIQALQFKGKTAYRAHWQACMEMCPGPHKFDFHQVKITPAENIAFAHWLAYCGGTNDKGEEQACWMRVTACYRRVAGQWRIVHEHWSAPFDPMAGTTLFDLQP
- a CDS encoding pyridoxamine 5'-phosphate oxidase family protein, producing MLTSIEQLEALYGLPHERAVRKQIPFLNEDYQAMVRASPLVVIGSAGPDGLDSSPRGDVPGFVQVLDEHTLALPDRPGNNRIDTLRNVLHDPRVSLLFLIPGIGETLRVNGTARISAEPALLERFAVNGKPARTVLLVTVEAAFFHCSKAIVRSDLWNPARHLERSALPSAGAIHKRLNDGQFDAETYDREAPARVQASLY
- a CDS encoding gluconokinase; this translates as MNNPITALVIMGVAGCGKTCVSQALCQLSGATAIEGDTFHPAANIQKMSAGIPLNDDDRAGWLDSLCDELRRVDASGERPVLTCSALKHSYRERLRSALPGLGFVFLELTPEVAADRVSHRPGHFMPSTLIDSQFATLQSPVGEPLTLALDASSHSVEELAHQAYVWWLDHGLKLAG
- a CDS encoding GNAT family N-acetyltransferase, translating into MTAQLVPYEDLTPLQREQVSAIEIHPEQIKFAGDIHGALHTLLSKPGPGVKGFALLAEEVPVAFLLLKRPPVLPAWANEHSATLHALQVDHRAQGKGYGKACLQALPAVARAAWPEIRGLELSVDADNDSAIGLYTRLGWVDSGEAYKGRIGYERRMGLAF
- a CDS encoding GntP family permease, coding for MFGMSHETFLLLDAVVTVIGLIILITKFKFHPFIALTIAAAFLGLTSGMPTGTIIKAFQDGFGGVLGFVGIILALGTMLGKMMAESGGADQIAQTLIRAFGKDKVQWAMMFAAFLVGIPLFFEIGFVLLIPLVFIVARRTGVSIIKIGIPLLAGLSAVHGLVPPHPGPLLAIGVFGADIGKTILYGLIVALPTAIIAGPIFGTFIAKHIPGHPNQELVDQLARETNAAELPSFSITLITVLSPVFLMLLKTFADVALPDGNLFRAWMDMIGHPISALLLALLLSLYTFGYKQGIGANQMLKWLDASLAPTAAIILIIGAGGGFKQMLVTSGVGDVIGHMAVSAQISPILLAWLVAAVIRIATGSATVATITGAGIVVPVVGMMPGVNRELLVLATGAGSLILSHVNDAGFWLVKQYFNMTVAETFKTWTAMETILSVVGLIFILLLSLVV
- a CDS encoding GyrI-like domain-containing protein, whose product is MEKHKRDYTAQPRFEQGRFQLIAGFGARFTQDTAQDIPLLWEKFLPWLGKVPGQKDEVTYGVCCNPDGKGGFEYIAGVEISRLDDLPEQYRWIEIQPGYYAVFEHKGPLKQLPDTFQYIWNEWLPHSGHTAAELPEFERYSEDFNPRTGQGTLEIWIPLKPS